A region from the Fusarium musae strain F31 chromosome 1, whole genome shotgun sequence genome encodes:
- a CDS encoding hypothetical protein (EggNog:ENOG41), producing MHHKKIACSFMAALAAYASAADSDVHQLTKDTFEEFVKSNNLVLAEFFAPWCGHCKALAPEYEEAATTLKEKNIKLAKIDCTEESDLCKDQGVEGYPTLKVFRGLDNVTPYSGQRKAAGITSYMIKQSLPAVSILTKDTLEEFKTADKVVVVAYLNADDKSSNETFSKLAEGLRDTYLFGGVNDAAVAEAEGVKAPALVVYKSFDEGKNTFTEKFEEDAIASFITTSATPLIGEVGPETYSSYMSAGIPLAYIFSETPEERKELGDALKPIAEKFKGKINFATIDAKAFGAHAGNLNLKADKFPSFAIQEVVKNQKFPFDQEKEITHDNIAKFVEDFAAGKIEPSIKSEPIPETQEGPVTVVVAKSYNDIVLDDTKDVLIEFYAPWCGHCKALAPKYDDLASQFAASEFKDKIVIAKVDATLNDVPDEIQGFPTIKLYPAGAKDAPVTYQGSRTVEDLANFIKENGKYKAELPVKEEGTEEAAPAASEEKKDAEEEDVHDEL from the exons ATGCACCACAAGAAGATCGCCTGCAGCTTCATGGCTGCTCTGGCTGCCTATGCCTCTGCTGCCGACTCAGATGTTCATCAGCTAACCAAGGACACCTTCGAAGAGTTTGTCAAGTCCAACAATCTCGTCCTCGCTGAGT TCTTTGCTCCCTGGTGCGGTCACTGCAAGGCCCTTGCCCCCGAGTACGAGGAGGCCGCCACAActctcaaggagaagaacatcaagcttgCCAAGATTGACTGCACTGAGGAGTCCGACCTCTGCAAAGACCAGGGCGTCGAGGGTTACCCCACCCTCAAGGTCTTCCGTGGTCTTGACAATGTCACTCCCTACTCTGGCCAGCGCAAGGCCGCTGG TATCACTTCCTACATGATCAAGCAGTCCCTCCCCGCTGTCTCCATTCTCACAAAGGACACCCTCGAGGAGTTCAAGACCGCCGACAAGGTTGTCGTCGTCGCCTACCTCAACGCCGACGATAAGAGCTCCAACGAGACCTTCTCCAAGCTCGCCGAGGGTCTCCGTGATACTTACCTATTCGGTGGCGTCAACGACGCAGCTGTTGCCGAGGCCGAGGGTGTCAAGGCCCCCGCCCTGGTTGTCTACAAGTCTTTCGATGAGGGCAAGAACACCTTCACCGAGAAGTTCGAGGAGGATGCTATTGCCTCTTTCATCACCACCTCTGCCACCCCTCTCATTGGTGAGGTCGGTCCTGAGACCTACTCCAGCTACATGTCCGCTGGTATCCCCCTCGCATACATCTTCTCCGAGACTCCTGAGGAGCGCAAGGAGCTTGGTGATGCCCTCAAGCCCATCGCTGAGAAGTTCAAGGGCAAGATCAACTTCGCCACAATTGACGCCAAGGCCTTCGGCGCTCACGCCGGTAACCTGAACCTCAAGGCTGACAAGTTCCCCTCTTTCGCCATCCAGGAGGTTGTCAAGAACCAGAAGTTCCCCTTCGaccaggagaaggagatcacACATGACAACATCGCCAAGTTCGTTGAGGACTTTGCCGCTGGCAAGATTGAGCCCAGTATCAAGTCCGAGCCCATTCCCGAGACCCAGGAGGGCCCTGTCACTGTTGTCGTTGCCAAGAGCTACAACGACATTGTCCTCGATGACACCAAGGATGTCCTAATTGAGTTCTACGCTCCTTGGTGCGGTCACTGCAAGGCTCTCGCCCCCAAGTACGATGACCTTGCTTCTCAGTTCGCCGCTTCCGAgttcaaggacaagattgTCATCGCCAAGGTTGACGCTACCCTCAACGATGTTCCCGATGAGATCCAGGGTTTCCCTACCATCAAGCTCTACCCCGCTGGTGCTAAGGACGCTCCCGTCACCTACCAGGGCTCTCGCACCGTCGAGGACCTCGccaacttcatcaaggagaacgGCAAGTACAAGGCCGAGCTCCCCGTCAAGGAGGAGGGCACCGAGGAGGCCGCCCCCGCCGccagcgaggagaagaaggatgccgaggaggaagatgtcCATGATGAGCTGTAA
- a CDS encoding hypothetical protein (EggNog:ENOG41): MGNTNIENKAASGVPYFTPAQEPPAGTPLKTDSAPTLFKSLRIRGVEVQNRFVVSPMCTYSAKDGHLTDFHLVHLGQFALQGAGLVFVEATAVEPRGRISPEDSGLWDDGQIVPLKRITDFIHSQNTKVAIQLAHAGRKASTVAPWIGGTVNKALATEEVGGWPDDIVAPSAIPFAEEFGTPHELTTEEIKHLVQKWKDSAIRAVKAGFDVIEIHAAHGYLLHQFLSPLSNKRTDQYGGCFENRTRLLFEIIEAIRAVVPEEMPVWVRISATEWMEWNNEPCWDLESSIRLAKQLPDAGVDVLDISSGGNLKAQKIKVHQTVQTDLAGKIRDAVRADGKELLIGTVGYITDGPFARSLVQKNEDPKADLVLAARQFLREPDFVLSAAHQLNVDVKWPIQYHRAPPKPRGPHSK, translated from the exons ATGGGCAACACAAACATCGAGAACAAGGCAGCTTCCGGGGTGCCTTACTTCACCCCGGCCCAAGAACCACCGGCCGGAACCCCGCTCAAGACCGATTCGGCCCCGACGCTGTTCAAGTCTCTCCGCATCCGTGGCGTTGAGGTGCAGAACCGCTTTGTCGTTTCTCCTATGTGTACTTACTCCGCCAAGGATGGGCATCTAACAGATTTTCATCTTGTTCACCTTGGCCAGTTCGCCCTTCAAGGTGCTGGCCTCGTCTTTGTGGAGGCCACCGCCGTTGAACCTCGTGGTCGGATCAGTCCTGAGGACTCTGGTCTCTGGGATGATGGTCAAATTGTTCCTCTGAAGCGTATCACTGACTTTATCCATAGCCAAAACACAAAGGTTGCCATCCAACTCGCTCAT GCTGGCAGAAAAGCGAGCACAGTTGCACCTTGGATCGGCGGTACTGTAAACAAAGCACTTGCTACCGAAGAAGTCGGCGGCTGGCCAGATGATATTGTCGCCCCCAGTGCTATTCCGTTCGCTGAAGAATTTGGTACACCTCACGAGTTGACGACTGAGGAGATCAAGCATCTTGTGCAGAAATGGAAGGACTCTGCTATAAGagctgtcaaggctggcTTTGATGTCATTGAGATCCACGCGGCTCACGGCTATCTCCTGCACCAGTTCCTCTCCCCTCTCTCCAAT AAACGTACGGACCAGTACGGAGGTTGCTTTGAGAACCGTACTCGTCTGCTCTTTGAGATTATTGAAGCTATTCGGGCTGTTGTTCCTGAGGAGATGCCCGTCTGGGTGCGGATCTCTGCTACCGAGTGGATGGAATGGAACAACGAACCTTGCTGGGATCTCGAGAGCAGTATTCGGCTCGCAAAACAGCTTCCTGACGCAGGAGTTGACGTCCTCGACATCAGCAGCGGAGGCAACTTGAAGGCGCAAAAGATCAAGGTCCATCAAACCGTCCAGACCGACTTGGCAGGCAAGATCCGCGATGCCGTCCGTGCTGATGGAAAGGAGCTTCTGATTGGAACTGTTGGTTACATTACAGATGGTCCATTTGCTCGTTCACTCGTCCAGAAGAACGAGGACCCCAAGGCTGATCTCGTGCTTGCTGCAAGACAATTCCTCAGGGAGCCCGACTTTGTTCTCAGTGCGGCTCATCAGCTGAACGTTGATGTCAAGTGGCCGATTCAGTATCACCGTGCACCACCTAAACCTCGAGGACCTCACAGCAAGTAG
- the CCP1 gene encoding heme peroxidase (EggNog:ENOG41~CAZy:AA2): MASATRQFARAATRATRNGFAIAPRQVIRQQGRRYYSSEPAQKSSSAWVWLTGAAVAGGAGYYFYANGASSATPKVFNPTKDDYQKVYNEIAARLEEKDDYDDGSYGPVLVRLAWHASGTYDKETGTGGSNGATMRFAPEADHGANAGLAAARNFLEPVKEKFPWITYSDLWILAGVCAIQEMLGPAIPYRPGRSDRDVSGCTPDGRLPDASKRSGHLRDIFYRMGFNDQEIVALSGAHALGRCHTDRSGYEGPWTFSPTVLTNDYFRLLVEEKWQWKKWNGPAQYEDKSTKSLMMLPSDIALIEDKKFKPWVEKYAKDNDAFFKDFSDVVLRLFELGVPFAQGTENQRWTFKPTNQE, encoded by the coding sequence ATGGCCTCCGCTACCCGACAGTTCGCCCGCGCGGCCACTCGCGCCACCCGCAATGGCTTCGCCATTGCTCCTAGACAGGTCATCCGCCAGCAGGGTCGCCGATACTATTCTTCTGAACCCGCACAGAAGTCATCTTCCGCCTGGGTGTGGTTGACTGGTGCCgctgttgctggtggtgctggttaCTATTTCTACGCCAACGGCGCTTCTTCCGCTACCCCCAAGGTTTTCAACCCTACCAAGGACGACTATCAGAAGGTTTATAACGAGATTGCTGCTCGcctggaggagaaggatgacTATGATGACGGCAGCTACGGCCCCGTTCTCGTACGTCTCGCTTGGCACGCCAGCGGTACCTACGACAAGGAGACTGGCACTGGCGGCAGCAACGGCGCCACCATGCGATTCGCCCCTGAGGCTGACCACGGCGCCAATGCTGGCCTGGCTGCTGCCCGCAACTTCCTCGAGCCCGTGAAGGAGAAATTCCCTTGGATCACCTACTCCGATCTCTGGATCCTTGCTGGTGTATGCGCTATCCAAGAGATGCTGGGCCCTGCCATTCCTTACCGACCTGGTCGCTCTGATCGTGATGTCTCTGGTTGCACACCCGACGGACGTCTTCCCGACGCCTCAAAGCGCTCTGGACATCTCCGAGACATTTTCTACCGCATGGGCTTCAACGACCAGGAGATTGTCGCTCTTTCTGGCGCCCACGCCCTTGGTCGCTGCCACACTGACCGATCAGGCTACGAGGGCCCCTGGACTTTCTCCCCTACCGTTCTGACCAATGACTACTTCCGCCTCCTTGTCGAAGAGAAGTGGCAGTGGAAGAAGTGGAATGGCCCTGCCCAGTACGAAGACAAGTCTACCAAGTCTCTGATGATGCTTCCTAGCGACATTGCCTTGatcgaggacaagaagttTAAGCCATGGGTCGAGAAGTACGCCAAGGATAACGATGCCTTCTTTAAGGACTTTTCCGACGTTGTTCTCCGACTATTTGAACTCGGTGTTCCTTTCGCTCAGGGTACTGAGAACCAGCGCTGGACCTTTAAGCCTACAAACCAGGAATAA
- a CDS encoding hypothetical protein (EggNog:ENOG41), with protein sequence MEYSSGAYSSQAPSPEKSCELYIRDYPHRSIAIVSTSHTLIFRYTTSTSEAIANGSLTSLAAPTRSRGNPGEALVSKCMVEFAPVAKHLLQDYRRLTHRPIYGTLGLITVNSEVFLSVITHATRAATLRPGETVERINGVAFYCLSSADYDDVVPLESLDPEFSDSASVQSGPYGQGLGRREVAMEHPCHELRNLLSNGTFYYSTDFDLTNRLQDRPINSNSFEIDNFDDGFLWNSFMIRPLVEFRSRLMPNERAALDSSRILTSAIRGFCKTMTIPLSSSPLKNPKSGMPSFMTLISRLSCRRAGTRFNSRGIDDDGHVANFVETETTFWSPAGTMFSYAQVRGSVPVFWEQAADLIPGRQKITVTRSPDGTQPAFNKHFEELEQSYGAVHVINLLSETKPGEVELSTLYHNGIKHCPLSRAGPDGSSDHALLRETNYDFHAETKGPAGYEAARDIRRYIEDSTDGFAYFLAEETSEPRYDHDGSGQARMVVVLLQEGVFRTNCLDCLDRTNLVQTMISQMAVEAFLGHRGEFAASDFWMRHSSLWADNGDSLSKTYAGTGALKSSFTRHGKMSLAGAVADVRKSVQRIYHNNFLDPSRQITIDMLLGRLVGQAPVLLFDPISDFVSTELSKRSSEFTSYNSITIWVGTFNLNGRTEGVDDDLGPWLFPEALGAAQPDIYVVGFQEIVELSPQQIMNSDPSRKNLWEQAVKRNLNDRQKRLGGERYVLLRSGQLVGAALCIFVKTPSLANIKNVEGSVKKTGMSGMAGNKGAVAIRFDYANTRICFVTAHLAAGFSNYDERNRDYATIHHGLRFQRNRGIDDHDAVIWLGDFNYRIGLNSETTRALVKKRDFETLYENDQLNLQMVAGLSFPFYSEARITFPPTYKFDIGTDDYDTSEKARIPAWTDRILRKGSNLRQILYNSAPLKFSDHRPVHAAFECRVSIVDEQLRDKISKELYQRRKAEVGDTTAHLGTGEDSDDEDLIGYDSIEPGLPPASSDRQKWWLDNKQPARAAVPVPKPRNGQAVGLNPNRPSNPFGLTEEPDWISIPRSSSKASLSSMSSSPFEKVNLPNVMASGSGVQPRKLPPPYDPSALPAKVGRMNLLDDNAPLGHVETPPPPPPPRRGTSGVAAMGQTPPSNGFGLNRVQTQPLPPPPPLRPTSAASHASQFSQNSKAGKPAPPVAKKPAHLTTTSPSPSPALSQSAIDDDFRPPLPTRAHTGGLTVSPHSQGIRAALRKPVAPPKPGMNGTGAKASSSTGAVELPGMTGGVPSRRAAPPVQPKPQLPQQDQNQHQRQGSTDLLGSLGEGQEVGGWETLKPSTRA encoded by the exons ATGGAATATTCCTCAGGGGCCTACTCTTCCCAGGCTCCCTCTCCCGAAAAGTCGTGCGAGCTCTACATACGCGACTATCCTCATCGATCCATCGCCATTGTTTCAACCTCACACACTCTGATTTTTCGATATACTACCTCCACCagtgaagccatcgcgaaCGGCTCGCTTACATCCTTAGCTGCGCCTACGAGGAGCCGCGGAAACCCCGGCGAAGCCTTGGTATCGAAATGCATGGTCGAGTTCGCACCTGTGGCGAAGCATCTGCTGCAGGACTATCGCCGTCTGACACATCGACCGATCTACGGGACACTAGGCTTGATCACAGTTAACAGCGAGGTCTTCCTATCCGTCATTACGCATGCGACACGTGCTGCCACCTTGCGGCCTGGCGAGACTGTTGAACGTATAAATGGAGTAGCGTTCTACTGCCTGAGTAGCGCGGACTACGACGATGTTGTTCCTCTCGAATCACTTGATCCGGAGTTTTCGGATTCTGCATCGGTGCAATCTGGTCCCTATGGGCAAGGCCTTGGTCGAAGAGAAGTTGCCATGGAGCACCCATGTCATGAGCTTCGCAACCTACTAAGTAACGGAACATTTTACTACAGTACAGATTTCGATCTCACAAACCGGCTTCAAGACAG ACCAATCAATTCCAACTCGTTCGAAATCGACAATTTTGACGATGGGTTTCTCTGGAACTCGTTCATGATTAGGCCTCTTGTCGAGTTTCGTTCCCGCCTCATGCCTAATGAACGAGCTGCACTTGATTCGTCACGGATACTGACATCAGCAATTCGTGGTTTCTGTAAAACCATGACAATTCCGCTAAGCTCTTCGCCCCTGAAGAATCCCAAGTCTGGAATGCCTTCTTTTATGACTCTCATATCTCGACTATCCTGTCGCAGAGCTGGAACTCGCTTCAACTCACGAggtattgatgatgatgggcacGTGGCAAACTTTGTTGAGACTGAAACCACTTTCTGGAGCCCGGCAGGAACCATGTTCTCCTATGCTCAAGTGCGCGGATCAGTGCCTGTCTTTTGGGAGCAAGCCGCCGACCTCATTCCCGGTCGGCAGAAGATCACAGTCACCAGATCTCCCGATGGGACACAGCCGGCCTTCAACAAACAttttgaggagcttgagcaaTCGTACGGAGCTGTCCATGTCATCAATCTTCTTAGTGAGACAAAGCCTGGCGAGGTTGAGCTCAGTACACTCTACCACAATGGTATCAAACACTGTCCATTAAGCCGTGCTGGCCCAGACGGATCTTCGGATCATGCTCTTTTGCGAGAAACCAACTACGATTTCCACGCAGAAACAAAAGGGCCAGCAGGATATGAGGCTGCCCGAGATATTCGCCGCTATATTGAGGACTCTACGGACGGTTTTGCCTACTTTCTTGCGGAGGAGACAAGCGAACCGAGGTACGACCATGATGGCTCTGGACAAGCTCGTATGGTGGTTGTGCTTCTTCAGGAGGGTGTCTTCCGAACCAATTGTCTGGACTGCCTTGATCGAACTAATCTTGTGCAGACCATGATCTCACAGATGGCAGTTGAGGCCTTTCTTGGGCATCGGGGTGAATTTGCTGCCTCTGACTTCTGGATGAGGCATTCCAGTCTCTGGGCAGATAACGGCGACTCCTTGTCCAAAACCTATGCTGGGACAGGCGCGCTCAAGTCATCTTTCACGCGTCACGGAAAGATGTCTCTTGCAGGGGCTGTGGCTGACGTGCGAAAGTCTGTCCAACGTATCTATCACAACAACTTCCTTGACCCCTCTCGTCAAATCACTATTGACATGCTTTTGGGTCGCCTTGTTGGGCAAGCACCGGTCCTTCTGTTCGATCCCATCAGCGATTTTGTTTCAACAGAACTGTCCAAGAGGAGCAGCGAGTTCACGTCATACAACAGCATCACCATATGGGTTGGCACATTCAACCTCAATGGCCGTACCGAAGGcgtcgatgatgatcttggcccTTGGTTATTCCCGGAGGCCTTGGGAGCTGCGCAGCCGGACATCTATGTTGTTGGTTTTCAAGAAATTGTAGAGCTCAGTCCGCAACAGATCATGAACAGTGACCCATCACGGAAGAACCTATGGGAGCAGGCCGTGAAGCGCAATCTTAACGATCGACAAAAGCGATTGGGGGGTGAGAGGTATGTGTTGCTACGGAGCGGGCAGCTGGTTGGAGCAGCACTCTGCATTTTTGTAAAGACGCCCAGTCTGGCCAACATTAAGAACGTGGAGGGTAGCGTGAAAAAGACTGGCATGTCTGGTATGGCTGGAAACAAGGGTGCTGTGGCGATCCGATTCGACTATGCCAACACTCGTATATGTTTTGTCACGGCGCATCTGGCGGCTGGCTTTTCAAACTACGATGAACGCAACCGGGATTATGCAACAATCCATCACGGTTTACGCTTCCAGCGGAACCGGGGAATTGATGATCATG ACGCCGTCATCTGGCTGGGCGACTTCAACTATCGCATTGGGCTCAACTCGGAAACCACGCGTGCGTTGGTGAAGAAGCGTGACTTTGAGACGCTATACGAGAACGATCAGCTCAATCTGCAGATGGTAGCTGGATTATCGTTCCCCTTTTATTCTGAAGCTCGCATCACGTTCCCTCCGACGTACAAGTTTGACATAGGAACCGATGACTATGATACCTC TGAGAAAGCTCGCATTCCTGCGTGGACGGATCGCATTCTCAGGAAGGGTTCCAACCTCAGACAGATCTTGTATAACTCGGCACCTCTCAAATTCTCAGATCACCGACCTGTCCACGCTGCTTTCGAATGCAGGGTGAGTATCGTGGATGAGCAGCTGCGAGATAAGATCAGTAAGGAGTTGTATCAACGTCGAAAGGCCGAGGTCGGGGACACAACAGCTCATCTTGGCACTGGCGAGgacagcgatgatgaagatctcaTTGGCTACGATTCTATCGAGCCAGGGCTTCCTCCCGCGAGTTCGGATCGCCAGAAGTGGTGGCTCGACAACAAGCAGCCCGCTCGTGCCGCTGTACCTGTGCCCAAGCCCAGAAACGGGCAAGCCGTGGGGCTCAATCCCAATCGTCCTTCGAATCCTTTTGGTCTTACTGAAGAGCCGGACTGGATCTCTATTCCAAGATCGTCGTCGAAGGCATCTCTGTCCAGCATGTCCAGTTCACCATTTGAAAAAGTCAACTTGCCCAATGTCATGGCATCGGGGTCAGGTGTTCAACCCCGAAAGCTACCACCCCCATACGACCCGTCAGCATTGCCAGCTAAGGTCGGGCGCATGAATCTCCTAGACGACAATGCTCCTTTAGGCCATGTCGAGACGCCACCTCCGCCACCACCCCCGCGACGAGGAACATCAGGAGTAGCAGCAATGGGACAGACACCACCGAGCAACGGGTTTGGTCTCAATAGGGTGCAGACTCAACCGctgcctccgcctccgcctcttCGGCCTACATCGGCAGCTTCTCATGCGTCCCAGTTCTCGCAGAACAGCAAGGCTGGGAAACCTGCGCCGCCGGTAGCAAAGAAGCCTGCACATCTGACCACGACAtcgccaagcccaagcccagcaCTGAGCCAAAGTGCCATTGATGACGACTTTCGGCCACCGCTGCCAACAAGGGCTCATACCGGAGGTCTCACAGTAAGTCCTCACTCACAGGGCATCAGAGCCGCCTTGCGGAAGCCGGTAGCGCCTCCGAAACCTGGCATGAACGGAACCGGTGCAAAAGCGTCTAGCTCGACCGGAGCGGTAGAGCTGCCCGGTATGACAGGCGGAGTGCCATCTCGCCGGGCAGCGCCGCCAGTACAGCCCAAGCCGCAGTTACCGCAACAGGACCAAAACCAGCATCAACGACAAGGATCTACGGATCTGTTAGGATCCCTAGGTGAGGGTCAAGAGGTAGGAGGATGGGAAACGCTGAAGCCGAGCACGAGGGCATAG
- a CDS encoding hypothetical protein (EggNog:ENOG41): MATERESKTFLARLCEQAERYDEMVTYMKEVAKLGGELTVDERNLLSVAYKNVVGTRRASWRIISSIEQKEESKGSDKHVSTIKDYRNKIETELEKVCQDVLDVLDDFLIPNAATGESKVFYHKMKGDYHRYLAEFASGEKRKGAATAAHDAYKSATDVAQTELTPTHPIRLGLALNFSVFYYEILNSPDRACHLAKQAFDDAIAELDSLSEESYRDSTLIMQLLRDNLTLWTSSDSAEGEAAGAADAAKKEEGEAGKPAEPAAAPAEEPAPAAAS, encoded by the exons ATGGCCACCGAG CGTGAAAG CAAGACCTTCCTGGCCCGCCTCTGCGAGCAGGCCGAGCGCTACGATGAGATGGTCACCTACATGAAGGAGGTGGCTAAGCTGGGCGGAGAGCTCACCGTTGACGAGCGTAACCTCCTCAGCGTCGCCTACAAGAACGTTGTCGGCACCCGACGTGCCTCGTGGCGCATCATCTCCTCGATCGAGCAGAAGGAGGAATCTAAGGGCTCCGACAAGCACGTCTCCACCATCAAGGACTACCGCAACAAGATCGAGACCGAGCTCGAGAAGGTTTGCCAGGATGTTCTCGATGTCCTCGACGACTTCCTCATCCCCAACGCCGCCACCGGCGAGTCCAAGGTCTTCTACCACAAGAT GAAGGGTGACTACCACCGTTACCTCGCCGAATTTGCCTCTGGTGAGAAGCGCAAGGGTGCTGCTACCGCTGCCCACGATGCTTATAAG AGCGCTACCGATGTTGCCCAGACTGAGCTCACTCCCACTCACCCCATCCGTCTGGGTCTCGCTCTCAACTTCTCCGTCTTCTACTACGAGATCTTGAACTCCCCCGACCGTGCTTGCCACCTCGCGAAGCAGGCCTTCGACGATGCTATTGCCGAGCTCGACTCCCTCTCTGAGGAGTCTTACCGCGACAGCACCCTGATCATGCAGCTCCTCCGAGACAACCTCACCCTCTGGACTTCTAGCGACAGCGCTGAGGGCGAGGCCGCTGGTGCTGCcgatgctgccaagaaggaggagggcgAGGCTGGCAAGCCCGCTGAGCCTGCCGCCGCCCCTGCTGAGGAGCCTGCGCCTGCTGCTGCCTCCTAA
- a CDS encoding hypothetical protein (EggNog:ENOG41) has product MRLKFVNTMRTLTLQLVLITSSLALSNPLSILRHSSNSPDTKPYGISVPLFATLERLSRLVDIAYCIGTTGVRKPFDCVSRCSEFPSLDLINTWDTGPLLSDSCGYIAVDHGVRQRGGNDAYMAGEPAIVVAFRGTYSIANTIVDLSTVPQEYVPYPSPDHGGESPSDEPKRQCTNCTVHMGFLQSWKNARRLVLPQLRQLRLQYPSYPVQLVGHSLGGSVACLAALELKVSLGWQDVIVTTFGEPRVGNGGLARFVDEVFHLDGQEDLEGRQYRRITHKEDPVPLLPLGEWGYKSHAGEIYIAKQELSPSEVDIHMCIGDNDPKCISGADDSLWMTIRRLFHVKGLLTASEKLAELNGFPSRFKLWQLLFAHRDYFWRLGLCVPGGDPADWGRGRYQAPEMEEL; this is encoded by the coding sequence ATGCGACTCAAATTTGTCAACACGATGAGGACACTGACTCTTCAGCTGGTTCTCATCACTTCAAGCCTCGCTCTTAGCAACCCATTGTCAATACTCAGGCACAGCAGTAATAGTCCTGATACTAAGCCCTACGGCATATCCGTGCCCTTGTTTGCAACACTCGAACGTCTATCACGACTCGTCGACATTGCCTATTGTATTGGCACCACGGGAGTCAGGAAACCCTTCGACTGTGTCTCGCGCTGCAGCGAGTTTCCCAGTCTCGATCTCATCAATACGTGGGATACTGGCCCTTTACTCAGTGACAGTTGCGGCTATATCGCTGTTGATCACGGTGTGAGACAACGCGGAGGCAATGACGCTTACATGGCCGGTGAGCCTGCTATTGTGGTGGCCTTCCGCGGCACTTACAGCATCGCCAATACGATTGTCGATCTGAGTACTGTACCGCAAGAGTATGTGCCGTACCCGTCTCCTGACCACGGTGGAGAAAGCCCTTCTGACGAACCAAAGCGTCAATGTACAAATTGTACGGTGCACATGGGGTTCCTCCAGTCCTGGAAGAATGCTCGACGTCTTGTGCTTCCGCAATTGAGACAGCTGAGGCTCCAATATCCTTCTTACCCTGTTCAGCTTGTAGGCCATAGCCTAGGAGGCTCCGTCGCTTGCCTCGCTGCACTGGAGCTCAAGGTATCTCTGGGATGGCAAGACGTCATAGTCACGACTTTTGGTGAACCCCGAGTTGGGAATGGAGGGCTCGCTCGCTTCGTCGATGAAGTTTTCCACCTAGATGGCCAAGAAGATCTCGAGGGACGACAATACAGGCGGATTACTCATAAGGAAGACCCCGTGCCTCTGCTTCCTCTGGGTGAATGGGGCTACAAGTCACACGCAGGCGAGATATACATCGCCAAACAGGAGCTCAGCCCTTCCGAAGTCGATATTCACATGTGTATCGGCGACAATGATCCGAAATGCATATCCGGGGCAGACGACTCGTTATGGATGACGATACGCCGCTTGTTTCACGTCAAAGGCCTTCTAACGGCCTCGGAAAAACTGGCAGAGTTGAATGGATTCCCTTCCAGATTCAAGCTATGGCAACTGCTGTTTGCTCATCGGGACTACTTCTGGAGACTCGGCCTCTGTGTACCAGGAGGCGACCCTGCAGATTGGGGCAGAGGACGGTACCAAGCACCGGAAATGGAGGAGCTGTGA
- the RPL36 gene encoding 60S ribosomal protein L36, translated as MAAETARSGLAVGLNKGHKTTPRVVKPRVSRTKGHLSKRTAFVREVVKEVAGLAPYERRVIELLRNSKDKRARKLAKKRLGTFGRAKAKVDELQRVIAEARRTGH; from the exons ATGGCCGCTGAAACCGCTCGATCTGGCCTGGCCGTCGGCCTCAACAAGGGTCAC AAAACCACTCCCCGTGTCGTCAAGCCCCGTGTTTCCCGAACCAAGGGTCACCTGAGCAAGCGCACCGCTTTCGTCCGTGAGGTCGTCAAGGAGGTTGCTGG CCTTGCCCCCTACGAGCGCCGAGTCATTGAGTTGCTCCGCAACTCCAAGGACAAGCGTGCCCGTaagctcgccaagaagaGA CTTGGTACCTTCGGCcgtgccaaggccaaggtcgaCGAGCTCCAGCGCGTCATCGCTGAGGCCCGCCGTACTGGTCACTAA